GCTGCAACGGCTGGCGACAGGAGCCATATGATGCGGATTATGATAGACAGAAACTATCAAAATACCGCTATATATCGCATTGCCATCTATCAAATTTTTATTAGCTAGTGCGTCATCACCGCAATAATGAGATAACCTTATTCGTGACTGCGTTTGCGCATCGGGGAGTGGAGTGACATGGCTTCGGATGGAAAGCATGAAATAGGCGCGCGCGAGGCGCTGCGCTGGATGTTCAAGCTGCTGTCGCCTGAACGTCCCTTTATCACCATTGCGCTGATTTACGGCATTGGCGTCAGCATATTGTCGCTGGCGACGCCGATCTCGGTGCAGATGCTGATCAATTCGGTCGCCAACACCGCATTGGTGACACCATTGGTGACGCTGTCCATGGCGCTGCTGGTGCTGTTGCTGATCGCGGTGCTGCTCAGTGCGCTGCGCGTGCATGTGATGGAGATGTTCATCCGTCGCTTCTATGCCCGGCTGGTGGCAGAAATCACAACCCGCGCCATCTATGCCTGCGATCCGTTCTTCCAGGACGCCAAGCGCGAGGACCTGTTCAACCGCTATTTCGACGTGGTTACGGTGCAAAAGGCGGTGCCGTCATTGCTCGTCGGGGCGTTCACCATCATCCTGCAATCGGCGGTCGGATTTGCCGTCACCTCCTTCTACCATCCGTTCTTCCTCGCGTTTAACGGCCTGGTGATCTTCTTTGCCTTTCTCATCCTGCTGATCTGGACCCGCGGTGCCATCCGCAGCGGTATTGCGCTTAGCCATGCCAAATATGAGGCAGCGCACTGGCTGGAAAATGTCGGCATCTCCAACGGCTTCTACAAATCGCAGCGCCATGTTGATTATGCCATGGACCGCTCCGAAGTGGTCACCGCCAATTATATGGCACAGCGCAAGCGCCACTTTTTCTTCAGCTTCTCCCAGACGGTGAGCTTCCTGTTGCTCTATGCCTTTTCCAGCGCCGGGCTGCTGGCACTGGGTGGCTGGCTGGTAATCCAGCAGCAGCTGTCGATCGGCCAGTTGGTGGCGGCAGAACTGATCCTGTCGGCGGCCTTTTTCGGCCTTGGCCAGCTCGGCGCCTATCTCGACATCACCTATGACCTGGTCGCGGCGGCGGAGGAAATCGGCCTGATCTTCCATATCGAGCAGGAAGACGACAAACCGACCTCGCACGATGAGCCGGAAAGCGGCATGCTGCAATTCCGCGAGACCATGTTTTCATCGGATCGCGGCGGCACCACCGAATTCAACATCTGCATTCCCGGAGGCTCGCATTTACGTGCCCTGGCCGAAGACCATGAAACCCAGCGCTTCTTCACCCATGCGCTGAAGCGCCATATCCGTCCGAAACGTGGCATGATCACCGTGGGCGGTCACGACATTCTCAACATCGACAGCTTCAAGCTGCGCTCCGATGTCGTGGTCCTCGACCGGCCCACCATGGTGGATATGACGGTGCGCGAATATCTCCAGCTTTCCAATCCCGCCCTGTCGTCCTCGGGCGCGCTGGAGGTTATCGACAAGGTCGGGTTGACCGAACGCATTGCGGGGCTGCCCAAGGGCATGGATACGCCGTTATCGACCACCGGCTGGCCGCTGTCACTGGGCGAGGCCATGGCACTGAAGCTGGCCGGCGCGATGATGCGTCAGCCGCGAATACTGATCCTGACATCCTTGTTCGACATGATCGATCCGGAGATACTCCACACTATTGGCTGTGACCTTGCCAAGGATGGTACAACAACCATTCACTTTACCGGACGCAATACTGGTCGTCCCGACAGCCAGTATCTGTGGGTCGGTCGTGACGAACAGAAAATTGTCGATGACGCAGAGACACTGGCCGCTTTGTGCAAAGCGACCAAAACAAAGAACCGAACCAGCCTTGGGGTAGAGAGATGAGCTCTTACAAGGATCATATCCGGCACTTCCACACCCTGTCCTCACTGAAAATGCCGAGGCCGCAAAGGGTGTTCAAATGGATTGTTGTGACCAGCCTGATTTTCATCGGCCTGTTTGTGACCTTCGTGCCCTGGGTACAGACCGCGTCGGGAAGCGGACAGGTGATCGCGCTCAACCCGCAGGACCGGGTGCAGAATGTCACTGCCCTGGTGTCCGGCCGGATCGAGGAGTGGTTCGTGCAGGATGGCCAGCCGGTGAAGGAAGGCGATCCGATTGTCCAGCTCACCGACAATGACCCGCAGCTGCTGCAGCGGCTGCAGGCGGAGCGGGCACAGGTCAATGCTCGCATCTCTGCAGCTGAAAGCGCACTGGCCACCGCCCGGCTCGACGTTACCCGCGACCGTGCGCTGTTCGAGGAAGGTCTGGGCGCGCGGCGCGAATATGAGCTGGCGCGTATCCAGGTTGCCGAGATGGAAGCGACACTGGCCGAAGCGCTGGCCGAGCGCCAGCGCATCGACATCAATCTCAGCCGCCAGTCGGTGCAGCTGGTACGCGCACCGCGCGACGGCTTGATCCAGCGCATTCGTGGCGGCGACAATGCAACACTGGTCAGCCAGGGCGATGTGCTGGCAACCTTTGCCCCGATAGAGGCCGAGCGCGTTGTCGAGCTTTATATCGATGGCCGTGACGTGCCGCTGATCCAGCCGGGACGCCCGGTGCGACTGGAATTTGAGGGATGGCCGGCAATCCAGTTTTCCGGCTGGCCCTCGGTTGCACTCGGTTTCTTCGATGGCCAGGTGCAGTCTATCGATCTTGCCAGCTCCCCCAATGGCCTGTTCCGGGTATTGGTGGTGGAGCATCCGGACAAGGAACCCTGGCCGAAAGAACCCTTTGTCCGCCTCGGCGCGACAGTGCGCGGCTGGGTCCTGATGCAGGAAGTCACCGTTGGTTTTGAACTGTGGCGCCAGCTCAACGACTTCCCGCTGCAGCCTGTTACCGATGACTCGCCCGGAGGCGGAGCCAATGTCCCGTAAGCCAGACCGCTTGCGAACAACGCTTTCCATATTCTCCACGACAGCTTTTATCGCGCTGTTGCCCGGCACCGCGAATCCGGCTGCGGCGCAGGTCATCGCTCCGCTTGAGCGTACCGCGCCTAGTGACGGTCCTGAAGATCAGGCCCGGTCTGCGCTGGATATCCCCGATGGTGATCAGGCAGGGGCCGGCACCCCGCCCGCGGCGGTGCAGATGCTGACGCTCGACCGGTTGCTCGATAGCTCGGCCCGCTATGCCCCGGCAATCCTCGAAGCATTGGCCGAAGCGCAATCGGCCAATGCCCGCATCACCGCGGCACAGGGTGCCTTCGATCTGGTGTTCAACGCCGAGAGCTATTCCTATCTCACCGGCTTTTACGGCGGCCAATATATCAATGCCGAGGCGGTACAGCCGCTGGCGAATAATGGCGGTCAGATCGAAGTCGGCTATCGCAATTCGCAGGGGCGCTTCCCGGTCTATAATGACTTTTTCTTCACCAATCAGGTCGGCGAGCTCAAGGCACGCGGCATCTATTCACTGCTGCGCGACAATCTGATCGACGAACGCCGCTTCGGCGAGCGCAATGCCCGGCTCAATGCCGAACTGGCCAAGATCGAGACCAATATCGTCGCCATAGGGGTGCAGCAGCGCGCCATCGAAGCCTATAATAGCTGGGTCGCGGCGGCACAGCAGCTGCGCATCTATCGCCAGCTGCTCAGCCTCGCCAATGATCGGCAGGCCGGCCTCGAACGGCAGGTAGCGCTGGGCGCACAGGCAGATATCATCCTCACAGAGAACCGGCAGAATATCTTGCGACGCCAGACCTTGCTGGTGCAGGCCGAGCGCAATCTGCAACAGGCGGCAAACCGGCTGTCGCTGTTCTGGCGTGACGATGACGGCAGGCCGCTGCAACCCGATCCGCGTTCGATTCCCGACCAGTTGCCGCAGCTTGACCGCAACGGCACCGAGACCATCGAGGATGTGCTGGCCCGCCGTCCCGACATCCAGATTGTCGAAACCCGTCTCGAACAGGCACGGTTGCAATTGCAACTCGACGAAAACCTGTTGCGGCCCAAGCTCGATGTGTTCGGCGAGGTTTCCAACGACTTCGGCGCGCTGGGTGCCGGCGGTGCCTCGCGCGACGGGTTTGAGACCATTGTCGGCCTGCGCTTTTCGGTGCCGTTGCAACGCCGTGAGGCGCGCGGCCGCATCGCCGCGACCCAGGCGCAAATGCAGGCGGTGCGCCGTGCCCGACAACAGGTCGAGGAGCAGGTCGAAAACACTATAAACGACATCATCATCGATCTGCGCGCAGCGGAAAATCTGCTGCAAATCGCCCGCGATGAAGAACAGGCCGCCGAGACAATGGCTGCCGGTGAGCGCCGCCTGTTCCTGGCCGGCGCCAGTGACTTTTTCCTGGTAAACCTGCGTGAGGAAGCCGCCGCCAATGCCAGCATTCGCCGCTTGCAGGCAGAGTTCAACCTTGCTGCAGCCCGTGCCGATCTCGCCGCCGCATCGGCAGACTTCGATACGCTGGGTCTGGAAAGCGGGATCGGCATTGTGCCCTAAGCTATTCCCACCCAATTACGGGGGCTAGCCGGCTGACCAGTCACCCGACTGTCCGCCCGATTTCTCCACCAGCCGGATATCGCCCATCACCATGGTCCGGTCGATGGCCTTGATCATGTCATAGACGGTGAGGCAGGCAATGCTGACTGCGGTCAGCGCCTCCATCTCGACTCCGGTTTGCGCCCGGGTCTCGACCTCGGCACGCACCGCCACACAGGATTTTTCGTGATCGCATTCGAGTGTCAGCCTTACCGCGCTGAGCGGCAATATATGGCATAAGGGGATCAGCTCGGCGGTGCGCTTTGTCGCCATGATGCCCGCCAGCTGCGCTGTGCCCAGCACATCGCCCTTGCCGGCCTTGCCTGACATCACCTGCTCCAGCGCTGTTGCCGACATGGTGATATGTCCGGCGGCGACGGCGCGCCGCCGGGTCACCGGCTTGTCGCCGACATCGACCATATGCGCCCGGCCCTTGCTATCGAAATGCGTCATCTTGTCAGCCATTCTGACCTTCCTCCCAGCGCTCGCGGTCACGATAATCCTGATCGCGCGGCGCTATCCATTTCTTGCCGGCACGGGTGATCTCGCATTTCCAGAAAGCGGCCTCGGTCTTCAGCCAGTCCATCAGGAAATCGGCTGCGGCAAAGGCAGCGCGCCGATGGCGTGCCGTGGCTGCGACAAAGACAATGGGATCGCCCGGCACCATATCACCAATGCGATGGACAATATGGCAGTGTCCCAGCGGCCAGCGCGCCCGCGCCTGCTCTATGCCGTCAGCGATACTCTGCTCGGTAAAGCCGGGATAATGCTGCAGCCGTAATAGGGTAATCTCTGCTGCCATCGCATCATCGCTATGCGGCCGCGCTATACCGGTAAAGCTGGCCATTGCACCCTCACCTGCGATCTTCTGACGCACTGCGCGATGCTCGGCCTCCGGGTCAATCGGACCATTGGCGCAACGGACATGATCATTGCCTGTCATGTCCTAACCGCCACTGACCGGCGACAGCAGCGCCACCTCTTCACCTCCGGCCAGCGCATGACCCGGTTCGACAATCACCTGATCGACAGCGACACGAAAGCGCGGCTGATCGATAAGCGGCTGCAACGCTGCATTGGCCACGCACAAC
Above is a genomic segment from Pseudomonadota bacterium containing:
- a CDS encoding ABC transporter ATP-binding protein, whose translation is MASDGKHEIGAREALRWMFKLLSPERPFITIALIYGIGVSILSLATPISVQMLINSVANTALVTPLVTLSMALLVLLLIAVLLSALRVHVMEMFIRRFYARLVAEITTRAIYACDPFFQDAKREDLFNRYFDVVTVQKAVPSLLVGAFTIILQSAVGFAVTSFYHPFFLAFNGLVIFFAFLILLIWTRGAIRSGIALSHAKYEAAHWLENVGISNGFYKSQRHVDYAMDRSEVVTANYMAQRKRHFFFSFSQTVSFLLLYAFSSAGLLALGGWLVIQQQLSIGQLVAAELILSAAFFGLGQLGAYLDITYDLVAAAEEIGLIFHIEQEDDKPTSHDEPESGMLQFRETMFSSDRGGTTEFNICIPGGSHLRALAEDHETQRFFTHALKRHIRPKRGMITVGGHDILNIDSFKLRSDVVVLDRPTMVDMTVREYLQLSNPALSSSGALEVIDKVGLTERIAGLPKGMDTPLSTTGWPLSLGEAMALKLAGAMMRQPRILILTSLFDMIDPEILHTIGCDLAKDGTTTIHFTGRNTGRPDSQYLWVGRDEQKIVDDAETLAALCKATKTKNRTSLGVER
- the moaC gene encoding cyclic pyranopterin monophosphate synthase MoaC; this encodes MADKMTHFDSKGRAHMVDVGDKPVTRRRAVAAGHITMSATALEQVMSGKAGKGDVLGTAQLAGIMATKRTAELIPLCHILPLSAVRLTLECDHEKSCVAVRAEVETRAQTGVEMEALTAVSIACLTVYDMIKAIDRTMVMGDIRLVEKSGGQSGDWSAG
- a CDS encoding molybdenum cofactor biosynthesis protein MoaE, with the translated sequence MTGNDHVRCANGPIDPEAEHRAVRQKIAGEGAMASFTGIARPHSDDAMAAEITLLRLQHYPGFTEQSIADGIEQARARWPLGHCHIVHRIGDMVPGDPIVFVAATARHRRAAFAAADFLMDWLKTEAAFWKCEITRAGKKWIAPRDQDYRDRERWEEGQNG
- a CDS encoding MoaD/ThiS family protein, translated to MTGEPKIILHAYGAVGDVVATGEHSIDGAATVQALLDRLCVANAALQPLIDQPRFRVAVDQVIVEPGHALAGGEEVALLSPVSGG
- a CDS encoding TolC family protein, which encodes MSRKPDRLRTTLSIFSTTAFIALLPGTANPAAAQVIAPLERTAPSDGPEDQARSALDIPDGDQAGAGTPPAAVQMLTLDRLLDSSARYAPAILEALAEAQSANARITAAQGAFDLVFNAESYSYLTGFYGGQYINAEAVQPLANNGGQIEVGYRNSQGRFPVYNDFFFTNQVGELKARGIYSLLRDNLIDERRFGERNARLNAELAKIETNIVAIGVQQRAIEAYNSWVAAAQQLRIYRQLLSLANDRQAGLERQVALGAQADIILTENRQNILRRQTLLVQAERNLQQAANRLSLFWRDDDGRPLQPDPRSIPDQLPQLDRNGTETIEDVLARRPDIQIVETRLEQARLQLQLDENLLRPKLDVFGEVSNDFGALGAGGASRDGFETIVGLRFSVPLQRREARGRIAATQAQMQAVRRARQQVEEQVENTINDIIIDLRAAENLLQIARDEEQAAETMAAGERRLFLAGASDFFLVNLREEAAANASIRRLQAEFNLAAARADLAAASADFDTLGLESGIGIVP
- a CDS encoding biotin/lipoyl-binding protein — encoded protein: MSSYKDHIRHFHTLSSLKMPRPQRVFKWIVVTSLIFIGLFVTFVPWVQTASGSGQVIALNPQDRVQNVTALVSGRIEEWFVQDGQPVKEGDPIVQLTDNDPQLLQRLQAERAQVNARISAAESALATARLDVTRDRALFEEGLGARREYELARIQVAEMEATLAEALAERQRIDINLSRQSVQLVRAPRDGLIQRIRGGDNATLVSQGDVLATFAPIEAERVVELYIDGRDVPLIQPGRPVRLEFEGWPAIQFSGWPSVALGFFDGQVQSIDLASSPNGLFRVLVVEHPDKEPWPKEPFVRLGATVRGWVLMQEVTVGFELWRQLNDFPLQPVTDDSPGGGANVP